In Rahnella variigena, one DNA window encodes the following:
- a CDS encoding maltoporin, whose amino-acid sequence MMITMRSSSLALAVAAGILSTQAMAVDFTGYARSGIGWTGSGGEQQCFKATGADSKYRLGNECETYAELKLGQEVWKEGDKSFYFDTNVAYSVSQQNDWESTDPAFREANVKGKNLIEWLPGSTIWAGKRFYQRHDVHMIDFYYWDISGPGAGLEDVDLGFGKLSLAATRNTESGGSYGYIADQRNEVPTSNDVFDVRLAGLQTNPGGVLELGVDYGRANARDGYSFADNATKDGFLVTAEHTQSIYNGYNKFVLQYASDSMTDPGQGAANGHSNGAAIDNNGSMIRVLDHGAIDFNDTWSLMYVAMYQDVDRDNNNGTTWYTVGVRPMYKWTPIMSTLLEVGYDNVKSQRTGDKNGQYKVTLAQQWQAGDSIWSRPAIRVFATYANWDEKWGYDTDSGANNGLAMNDTSTRTFSRGNDDEVTFGAQMEIWW is encoded by the coding sequence ATGATGATTACAATGCGTAGTTCTTCCCTGGCGCTGGCAGTGGCTGCCGGAATCCTTTCTACACAAGCAATGGCAGTCGATTTTACCGGTTATGCCCGTTCGGGCATCGGCTGGACTGGCAGCGGCGGCGAGCAGCAATGTTTCAAAGCGACAGGCGCTGACAGTAAATACCGTCTGGGTAACGAATGTGAGACCTATGCGGAGTTAAAACTCGGTCAGGAAGTGTGGAAAGAAGGGGATAAGAGCTTCTACTTCGACACCAACGTGGCGTATTCCGTATCACAACAGAACGACTGGGAGTCAACCGATCCGGCTTTCCGCGAAGCAAACGTGAAGGGTAAGAACCTGATCGAATGGCTGCCGGGTTCCACCATCTGGGCCGGTAAGCGTTTCTACCAACGTCATGACGTTCACATGATCGACTTCTACTACTGGGATATTTCAGGTCCTGGTGCGGGTCTGGAAGATGTGGATCTGGGCTTCGGTAAACTGTCTCTTGCAGCGACCCGTAACACCGAAAGCGGCGGCTCATACGGCTATATTGCTGACCAGCGTAACGAAGTGCCAACGTCCAACGACGTGTTCGACGTTCGTCTGGCAGGCCTGCAAACTAACCCGGGCGGCGTGCTGGAGTTAGGTGTGGATTACGGTCGTGCCAATGCGCGTGACGGTTATTCCTTCGCGGACAATGCGACCAAAGATGGCTTCCTGGTGACTGCAGAACATACGCAGAGCATCTACAACGGCTACAACAAATTCGTCCTGCAATACGCGTCTGACTCCATGACTGATCCGGGTCAGGGCGCAGCGAACGGCCACTCCAACGGTGCAGCCATCGACAACAACGGCAGCATGATCCGTGTTCTCGACCACGGTGCGATTGACTTCAACGATACCTGGAGCCTGATGTATGTGGCGATGTATCAGGATGTTGACCGCGATAACAATAACGGCACAACCTGGTATACCGTCGGTGTCCGTCCGATGTACAAATGGACCCCGATCATGAGCACCTTGCTGGAAGTCGGTTACGACAACGTGAAATCCCAGCGCACCGGCGACAAAAACGGTCAGTACAAAGTTACCCTTGCGCAACAATGGCAGGCTGGCGACAGCATCTGGTCACGTCCGGCCATCCGCGTGTTTGCAACCTATGCAAACTGGGATGAAAAATGGGGCTACGACACTGACAGCGGCGCAAACAATGGCTTAGCGATGAACGATACCAGCACAAGAACCTTCAGCCGCGGTAATGACGATGAAGTCACCTTCGGCGCCCAGATGGAAATCTGGTGGTGA
- the malK gene encoding maltose/maltodextrin ABC transporter ATP-binding protein MalK, with the protein MASVSLNSVYKAFGETVISSDINLEIEEGEFVVFVGPSGCGKSTLLRMIAGLEDITSGELKIGDKRMNEVPPADRGIGMVFQSYALYPHLSVAENMSFGLKLAGAKKAEINQRVNQVSEVLQLAHLLDRRPKALSGGQRQRVAIGRTLVAEPTVFLLDEPLSNLDAALRVQMRIEISRLHKRLKRTMIYVTHDQVEAMTLADKIVVLDAGHIAQVGKPLELYHYPANRFVAGFIGSPKMNFLPVKVTGAEPARVQVELPNRQQVWLPVEGTDVKVGSNLSLGIRPEHLLPSDVAEVTLSGEVQVVEQLGNETQIHIQIPAIRQNLVYRQNDVVLVEEGATFAIGLPPHRCHLFREDGTACRRLHPESGV; encoded by the coding sequence ATGGCGAGCGTTTCCCTTAACAGCGTGTACAAAGCCTTTGGTGAAACCGTGATTTCCAGCGACATCAATCTGGAAATCGAAGAGGGCGAGTTTGTGGTGTTTGTCGGGCCATCCGGCTGCGGTAAATCAACCCTGCTGCGCATGATTGCCGGTCTGGAAGACATCACTTCCGGCGAACTGAAAATCGGTGATAAACGCATGAATGAAGTGCCGCCCGCAGACCGCGGCATCGGCATGGTATTTCAGTCTTATGCGCTTTATCCGCACCTGTCGGTGGCTGAAAACATGTCTTTTGGCCTCAAGCTGGCCGGAGCGAAGAAAGCCGAAATCAATCAGCGTGTGAATCAGGTTTCTGAAGTGTTGCAGCTGGCGCACCTGTTGGATCGTCGTCCGAAAGCGCTTTCCGGCGGACAACGTCAGCGCGTAGCGATTGGCCGTACGCTGGTGGCAGAACCGACGGTTTTCCTGCTCGATGAACCGCTTTCCAACTTAGATGCCGCGCTGCGTGTGCAGATGCGTATTGAGATTTCGCGCCTGCATAAGCGCCTGAAACGCACCATGATTTACGTGACCCACGATCAGGTCGAAGCGATGACGCTGGCCGATAAAATCGTGGTGCTCGATGCCGGACATATCGCTCAGGTCGGTAAGCCGCTCGAGCTGTATCACTATCCTGCCAACCGTTTTGTCGCCGGTTTTATCGGCTCTCCAAAAATGAATTTCCTGCCGGTGAAAGTCACCGGTGCTGAACCTGCACGTGTGCAGGTCGAGTTGCCAAACCGCCAGCAAGTCTGGTTGCCCGTCGAAGGCACCGACGTCAAAGTCGGCAGCAACCTCTCGCTGGGTATCCGTCCTGAACATCTTCTGCCAAGCGACGTCGCGGAAGTGACGCTTTCCGGTGAAGTGCAGGTCGTCGAGCAACTGGGTAACGAAACACAGATCCACATCCAAATTCCGGCAATTCGTCAGAACCTGGTGTACCGCCAGAACGACGTGGTGCTGGTAGAAGAAGGTGCAACATTCGCCATCGGGTTGCCACCACACCGCTGCCATCTGTTCCGCGAGGACGGAACTGCATGTCGCCGGTTACATCCCGAATCTGGTGTTTGA
- the malE gene encoding maltose/maltodextrin ABC transporter substrate-binding protein MalE, whose amino-acid sequence MTLSIKKIVKQTLALSALATLVLSSSAFAKIEEGKLVIWINGDKGYNGLAEVGKKFEKDTGIKVTVEHPDKLEEKYPQVAATGDGPDIIFWAHDRFGGYAQSGLLAEISPDKAFKDKLFPFTWDAVTFNGKLIGYPVAVEALSLIYNKDIIKEAPKTWEEIPALDKELRAKGKSAIMWNLQEPYFTWPIIAADGGYAFKYENGKYNIKDTGVNNAGSQAGLQFIIDLVKNKHINADTDYSIAEAAFNKGQTAMTIDGPWAWSNLDKSKINYGVTLLPSFHGKPSKPFVGVLTAGINAASPNKELAKEFLENYLITDEGLAVVNKDKPLGAVALNTYQEQLEKDPRIAATMANSKNGEIMPNIPQMSAFWYAERSAIINAVNGRQTVPQALKDVETRITK is encoded by the coding sequence ATGACTCTCAGCATTAAAAAGATTGTTAAACAAACACTGGCACTCTCAGCGCTGGCTACGCTGGTGCTGTCATCTTCCGCATTTGCCAAAATAGAAGAAGGAAAGCTGGTCATCTGGATCAACGGTGACAAAGGCTATAACGGCCTGGCGGAAGTCGGTAAGAAGTTTGAGAAAGACACCGGCATTAAAGTCACGGTAGAACATCCGGACAAGCTGGAAGAAAAATATCCGCAAGTGGCGGCCACCGGCGACGGCCCTGACATTATCTTCTGGGCGCACGACCGTTTCGGCGGTTACGCACAGTCTGGTCTGCTGGCTGAAATCAGCCCGGATAAAGCCTTCAAAGACAAATTGTTCCCGTTCACCTGGGATGCAGTGACCTTCAACGGCAAGCTGATCGGCTATCCGGTCGCGGTTGAAGCGCTGTCACTGATTTACAACAAAGACATCATTAAAGAAGCGCCAAAAACCTGGGAAGAAATCCCGGCACTGGACAAAGAGCTGCGCGCCAAAGGCAAGAGCGCCATCATGTGGAACTTGCAGGAACCGTACTTCACCTGGCCAATCATCGCCGCTGACGGCGGTTATGCGTTCAAGTATGAAAACGGCAAATACAACATCAAAGACACGGGTGTGAATAACGCAGGTTCTCAGGCTGGCCTGCAATTCATCATCGATCTGGTGAAAAACAAACACATCAACGCCGATACCGATTATTCCATCGCCGAAGCCGCCTTCAACAAAGGCCAGACCGCGATGACTATCGACGGTCCGTGGGCCTGGTCAAACCTCGACAAGAGCAAAATCAATTACGGCGTGACGCTGCTGCCAAGCTTCCACGGCAAACCGTCTAAACCGTTCGTCGGCGTGCTGACTGCCGGTATCAACGCCGCCAGCCCGAATAAAGAACTGGCGAAAGAGTTCCTGGAAAACTATCTGATCACCGACGAAGGTCTGGCGGTGGTGAACAAAGATAAACCGCTGGGCGCTGTGGCACTGAATACGTATCAGGAACAACTGGAGAAAGATCCGCGCATCGCCGCCACCATGGCTAACTCCAAAAACGGCGAAATCATGCCTAACATCCCGCAGATGAGCGCCTTCTGGTATGCAGAACGCAGCGCCATCATCAATGCGGTGAATGGCCGCCAGACTGTTCCGCAAGCACTGAAAGACGTAGAAACACGCATTACCAAGTAA
- the malF gene encoding maltose ABC transporter permease MalF, with protein MPRAKKRPFSNAFKWLVIALLACFTGYLIVLMYAQGETLFAVLTLILSSVGLYIYGNRRAYSWRYVYPGLAGMSLFVLFPLVCTIAIAFTNYSSTNQLTFERAQSVLMDRQFQGGKALNFALFPAGEKSAGDKWQLALTSADNSETLVSPPFAFNASAPQTLEMLPQTAPSTEKAGLRVVTQNRAALGQLSAKLPDGETLRMSSLRQFSGTQPLYKLGDDEKQLTNVETGTIYRPNTKTGFYQAVNAQGEWQAEQLSPGFTVGIGWGNFLRVLHDEGIQKPFLSIFVWTVVFALLTVILTVAVGMVLACVVQWEELKGKAAYRILLILPYAVPAFISILIFKGLFNQSFGEINLMLSALFGIKPAWFSDPWTAKSMIIIVNTWLGYPYMMILCMGLLKAIPDDLYEASAMDGATPMQNFFRITLPLLIKPLTPLMIASFAFNFNNFVLIQLLTNGGPDMLGTTTPAGHTDLLVSYTYRIAFEGGGGQDFGLAAAIATLIFLLVGALAVVNLKASRMKFD; from the coding sequence ATGCCAAGAGCCAAAAAACGGCCGTTCAGCAATGCGTTCAAATGGCTGGTCATCGCCCTGCTCGCCTGCTTTACCGGTTATCTGATCGTGCTGATGTATGCGCAGGGCGAAACCCTTTTTGCCGTTCTGACCCTGATTCTTTCCAGCGTCGGTTTATACATTTACGGCAACCGCCGCGCCTATTCGTGGCGCTATGTCTATCCTGGCCTCGCCGGGATGTCGTTATTTGTGCTGTTCCCGCTGGTCTGCACCATCGCGATTGCCTTTACGAATTACAGCAGCACTAACCAGCTGACGTTTGAACGTGCGCAGTCGGTGCTGATGGACCGTCAATTTCAGGGCGGAAAAGCGCTGAATTTTGCGCTCTTCCCTGCTGGTGAAAAGTCTGCAGGTGATAAATGGCAGCTGGCACTGACGTCAGCGGATAACAGTGAAACGCTGGTTTCGCCACCTTTTGCCTTTAACGCTTCCGCGCCACAAACGCTGGAGATGCTCCCGCAGACCGCCCCTTCGACGGAAAAAGCCGGTCTGCGCGTGGTGACACAAAACCGTGCAGCGCTGGGTCAGCTCTCGGCGAAATTACCCGACGGCGAAACGCTGCGCATGAGTTCACTGCGCCAGTTCTCCGGCACCCAACCGCTGTACAAACTGGGCGACGATGAAAAGCAGCTGACTAACGTTGAAACCGGCACAATCTACCGCCCGAACACAAAAACCGGCTTCTATCAGGCAGTGAACGCTCAGGGCGAATGGCAGGCCGAACAACTCAGCCCGGGCTTTACCGTCGGCATCGGCTGGGGCAATTTCCTGCGCGTATTGCATGATGAAGGGATCCAGAAACCCTTCCTGTCGATTTTCGTCTGGACCGTTGTTTTTGCCCTGCTGACCGTGATCCTGACCGTCGCCGTCGGCATGGTGCTGGCCTGCGTCGTGCAGTGGGAAGAGCTGAAAGGCAAAGCCGCTTACCGCATCCTGCTGATCCTGCCTTATGCGGTGCCGGCCTTTATTTCGATTCTGATTTTCAAGGGGTTATTCAACCAGAGTTTCGGTGAAATCAACCTGATGCTCAGCGCGTTGTTCGGCATTAAACCGGCATGGTTCAGCGATCCGTGGACCGCCAAAAGCATGATCATTATCGTCAACACCTGGCTCGGTTATCCGTACATGATGATCTTGTGTATGGGCCTGCTGAAAGCCATTCCTGACGATCTTTATGAAGCTTCGGCAATGGACGGTGCCACGCCGATGCAGAATTTCTTCCGCATCACGCTGCCTTTGCTCATTAAACCGCTGACGCCGCTGATGATCGCCAGCTTTGCCTTTAACTTTAATAACTTCGTGCTGATCCAGTTACTGACCAACGGCGGGCCGGACATGCTCGGCACCACCACGCCAGCGGGTCATACCGATTTGCTGGTCAGCTACACCTACCGCATCGCCTTCGAAGGCGGCGGCGGGCAGGACTTCGGACTGGCGGCGGCGATTGCCACGCTGATCTTCCTGCTGGTCGGTGCGCTGGCTGTCGTGAACCTGAAAGCCTCACGCATGAAATTCGACTAA
- the malG gene encoding maltose ABC transporter permease MalG: MPMVKPKSQKVRLLVTHLLLLCFLALILFPLLMVFAISLRPGNFATGSLIPDQVSWDHWKLALGIAVTNSDGSITPPPFPVMLWLWNSIKIAGITAVGIVALSTTCAYAFARMKFRGKSSLLKGMLIFQMFPAVLSLVALYALFDRLGMYVPFLGLNTHGGVIFAYMGGIALHVWTIKGYFETIDGSLEEAAALDGATPWQAFRLVLLPLSVPILAVVFILSFIAAITEVPVASLLLRDVNSYTLAVGMQQYLNPQNYLWGDFAAAAILSAIPITAVFLIAQRWLVGGLTAGGVKG; encoded by the coding sequence ATGCCCATGGTTAAACCTAAGTCGCAGAAAGTCAGATTGCTGGTCACGCACCTTTTACTGCTGTGTTTTCTGGCGCTGATCCTGTTCCCGCTGCTGATGGTATTCGCCATCTCGCTGCGTCCGGGTAACTTTGCTACCGGCAGCCTGATCCCGGATCAGGTCTCGTGGGATCACTGGAAACTGGCGCTCGGCATCGCGGTCACCAACAGCGACGGCAGCATCACGCCGCCGCCATTCCCGGTGATGTTGTGGTTATGGAACTCGATCAAGATCGCCGGGATCACCGCGGTCGGCATCGTCGCCCTTTCCACCACCTGCGCCTACGCGTTTGCCCGCATGAAATTCCGCGGTAAAAGTTCGCTGCTCAAAGGGATGCTGATCTTCCAGATGTTCCCGGCGGTGCTGTCGCTGGTGGCGTTATACGCCCTGTTCGACCGCCTCGGCATGTACGTGCCGTTCCTTGGCCTGAACACTCACGGCGGCGTGATCTTCGCCTATATGGGCGGCATCGCCCTGCACGTCTGGACCATCAAAGGCTATTTCGAAACCATCGACGGCTCGCTGGAAGAAGCCGCCGCACTGGATGGTGCCACCCCGTGGCAGGCTTTCCGTCTGGTGCTGCTGCCGCTGTCGGTACCGATTCTGGCCGTCGTGTTCATTCTGTCGTTCATCGCAGCCATCACCGAAGTGCCGGTGGCATCTTTACTGCTGCGTGACGTGAACAGCTACACCCTGGCGGTCGGTATGCAGCAATATCTGAACCCGCAAAACTACCTGTGGGGCGATTTCGCGGCAGCGGCCATATTGTCCGCCATCCCGATTACGGCAGTATTCCTGATCGCCCAACGCTGGCTGGTCGGCGGCTTAACGGCAGGCGGTGTGAAAGGTTAA
- a CDS encoding helix-turn-helix transcriptional regulator has product MANPRVRTYSRYTRKAASLLSGLIRTARLENKLTVQEVAERAGVSRGLVQRIEKGDLKCEIGAVFEVAVIVGVRLFDADENSVSRHLRQTEDKLALMPKSVRKAHKEIDDDF; this is encoded by the coding sequence ATGGCGAATCCAAGAGTGCGTACCTATTCCCGATACACCCGTAAAGCAGCATCATTGCTCAGCGGATTAATTCGAACTGCACGTCTGGAGAATAAACTGACCGTTCAGGAAGTGGCAGAACGCGCCGGCGTTTCCAGAGGGTTAGTGCAGCGCATTGAGAAAGGCGATCTCAAATGTGAAATAGGGGCAGTCTTTGAAGTGGCTGTTATTGTCGGCGTCAGATTATTCGATGCGGACGAAAATTCAGTTTCGCGCCATCTCAGACAAACAGAAGACAAACTGGCACTGATGCCGAAATCGGTTCGTAAAGCACATAAGGAAATAGACGATGACTTCTAA
- a CDS encoding type II toxin-antitoxin system HipA family toxin yields the protein MLDELTYLLESGSDRIGALDFQRSATEYVSRSASNVSLEELLQSAERVEKGIALTPELDQALFRGSSIGGARPKALIEDQGCKYVAKFSSTTDLYSVVKAEFIAMRLASLAGLSVAPVKMARAANKDVLLIQRFDRLKKENGWSRKCMISALTLFGLDDMMARYASYEEFAGIIRHRFSEPKKSTKELFSRLVFNILCGNTDDHARNHAAFWDGKTLSLTPAYDICPQGRAGNEASQAMLISGDNNLSRLKTCLSAAHSFLLAENEARDIFEHQISVIEDNWTSVCDEAELNEVDRNLLWGRQFLNPFSLEQE from the coding sequence ATGTTAGATGAACTGACGTATTTACTGGAGTCTGGCTCAGACCGCATCGGCGCTTTGGATTTCCAGCGATCAGCGACGGAATACGTTTCACGTTCAGCCAGTAATGTCAGTCTGGAAGAACTGCTTCAATCGGCAGAACGCGTTGAAAAAGGGATCGCGCTCACCCCTGAACTCGATCAGGCACTTTTTCGTGGCAGCTCGATCGGCGGAGCACGACCTAAGGCATTGATAGAGGATCAGGGTTGTAAGTATGTGGCAAAATTTTCCTCAACCACCGATCTCTACAGCGTGGTAAAAGCAGAATTTATCGCGATGCGACTTGCGTCCCTCGCCGGGCTCAGCGTCGCCCCCGTCAAAATGGCTCGTGCCGCGAATAAAGACGTATTGCTTATTCAACGCTTTGACCGGCTGAAAAAAGAAAATGGCTGGTCCAGGAAATGCATGATATCTGCCCTGACTTTATTTGGTCTTGATGACATGATGGCGCGCTATGCCAGTTACGAAGAATTTGCAGGTATCATCAGGCATCGTTTCTCTGAACCCAAAAAAAGCACTAAAGAATTGTTTTCACGACTCGTTTTTAACATTCTTTGTGGCAATACCGATGATCATGCCCGGAACCATGCGGCATTCTGGGATGGCAAAACATTAAGCCTGACACCGGCTTACGATATTTGCCCGCAAGGAAGAGCCGGTAATGAAGCCTCTCAGGCGATGTTGATTTCAGGAGATAATAATCTCAGTCGTCTCAAAACCTGCCTGAGTGCCGCTCATTCATTCTTACTGGCGGAAAACGAAGCCCGGGACATTTTTGAGCATCAGATCAGTGTGATAGAAGATAACTGGACCTCAGTATGTGATGAGGCTGAGCTTAACGAGGTTGACCGCAATCTTCTTTGGGGTAGACAATTTCTGAATCCGTTCTCACTCGAACAGGAATAA
- the malQ gene encoding 4-alpha-glucanotransferase → MENKALEQAAREAGISSGFINAHGKQQAIAPETKRELLAAMGWVAESRPVVMPVPAVKVFVSGSRLALPVGGEGEYAWTLKLESGAIQQGRISGKMTLALPGKIPAGYHQLTLTQDAQQWDCRVIVAPKRCYEPDALLAGKKLWGACVQLYTLRSENNWGIGDFGDLRLLLKKVAERGGAFVGLNPIHALYPANPVAASPYSPSSRRWLNVIYIDVSAVDDFRLSQAAQQWWNLPLTQQRLQAVRASDWVDYGEVMPLKLEGLRLAYAQFLKRKVQDAQVKSLTAFVKQGGESLYLQAAFDALYEHLAKETDVALGWNRWPEQYHDARGPAVRAFCEQHAQDVEFYLWLQWLAETQFSQCYEVSQQGDMPIGLYRDLAVGVVEGGSETWGDGELYCLKASVGAPPDILGPLGQNWDLRPMDPHVMVKRGYQPFIDLLRSNMTSCGALRIDHVMTLLRLWWIPAGETADKGAYVQYPVDDLLAILALESQRHRCMVIGEDLGTVPVEIVSKLREGGVYSYKVLYFERDEENNFRAPQSYPVQAMATITTHDLPTLRGYWQSDDLALGKSLGLYRDEDVLQELYADRARARQGLLDGLHHYDCIPKKTGRKAALMEMTPVLNRGLQRYVADSACALLGLQPEDWLDMDAPVNVPGTSDEYPNWRRKLSTSLEEMFADEQVNKLIKDLDKRRRKVSVS, encoded by the coding sequence ATGGAGAACAAAGCACTGGAGCAGGCTGCCAGGGAGGCGGGTATTTCCTCTGGTTTTATCAACGCGCACGGTAAGCAGCAGGCGATTGCGCCTGAAACTAAGCGTGAACTGTTAGCCGCAATGGGCTGGGTGGCGGAAAGCCGCCCGGTTGTTATGCCGGTTCCTGCGGTGAAAGTGTTCGTTTCCGGCAGCCGTCTGGCATTGCCGGTCGGGGGTGAAGGCGAATATGCCTGGACACTCAAACTGGAAAGCGGCGCAATTCAGCAAGGGCGCATCAGCGGTAAAATGACCCTGGCGCTGCCGGGTAAAATCCCTGCCGGTTATCACCAGCTGACGCTGACACAGGATGCGCAGCAGTGGGATTGCCGGGTGATTGTCGCCCCGAAACGTTGCTATGAACCTGATGCGTTACTGGCGGGTAAAAAGCTGTGGGGCGCGTGCGTACAACTTTATACGCTGCGTTCGGAAAATAACTGGGGGATTGGCGATTTCGGCGATCTCCGGTTGTTGCTGAAAAAGGTCGCTGAGCGTGGCGGTGCGTTTGTCGGGCTGAATCCTATTCATGCGCTGTATCCGGCCAATCCGGTGGCGGCCAGCCCTTACAGTCCGTCGTCGCGCCGCTGGCTGAACGTGATTTATATCGACGTCAGTGCCGTCGACGATTTCAGGCTGAGCCAGGCCGCCCAACAGTGGTGGAATCTGCCGCTGACGCAGCAACGGTTACAGGCGGTACGCGCCAGCGACTGGGTGGATTACGGTGAAGTAATGCCGCTCAAACTCGAAGGATTACGGCTGGCCTACGCGCAATTCCTGAAGCGTAAAGTGCAGGATGCGCAGGTGAAATCGCTGACCGCTTTTGTGAAGCAGGGCGGGGAAAGTCTGTATCTGCAGGCGGCGTTTGACGCGTTATACGAACATCTGGCGAAAGAGACGGATGTTGCGCTCGGGTGGAACCGCTGGCCGGAGCAATATCATGATGCGCGTGGCCCTGCAGTGCGCGCTTTCTGCGAACAACATGCGCAGGATGTGGAGTTTTACCTCTGGCTGCAATGGCTGGCAGAAACGCAATTTTCACAATGCTACGAGGTCAGCCAGCAGGGCGACATGCCGATCGGTTTATACCGCGATCTGGCCGTCGGTGTGGTGGAAGGTGGCTCGGAAACCTGGGGCGATGGCGAGCTGTACTGCCTGAAAGCCTCGGTCGGCGCACCGCCGGATATCCTCGGGCCGCTGGGTCAGAACTGGGATCTGCGCCCGATGGATCCACACGTGATGGTGAAACGCGGTTATCAGCCGTTTATCGATCTGCTGCGTTCAAACATGACCAGCTGTGGCGCGTTGCGTATTGATCACGTGATGACGTTATTGCGTTTATGGTGGATCCCTGCCGGTGAAACGGCGGATAAAGGCGCATATGTGCAATATCCGGTAGACGATCTGCTGGCTATTCTGGCGCTGGAAAGTCAGCGTCACCGCTGCATGGTGATTGGTGAAGATCTGGGCACCGTCCCGGTAGAGATCGTCAGTAAGCTGCGCGAAGGCGGGGTGTATTCCTACAAAGTGCTGTATTTCGAGCGTGATGAGGAAAACAACTTCCGTGCGCCGCAGTCGTATCCGGTTCAGGCGATGGCGACGATCACCACGCATGACCTGCCGACGCTGCGCGGATACTGGCAAAGTGACGATCTGGCGCTGGGTAAATCGCTGGGACTGTACCGCGATGAAGATGTGTTGCAGGAGCTGTACGCCGACCGCGCCCGTGCGCGTCAGGGGCTGCTTGACGGCTTACACCATTACGACTGCATCCCTAAAAAAACCGGACGTAAAGCGGCATTGATGGAGATGACGCCGGTGCTCAACCGTGGCCTGCAACGCTACGTCGCTGACAGCGCCTGTGCTTTGCTCGGCCTGCAACCAGAAGACTGGTTAGACATGGACGCGCCGGTCAACGTGCCCGGCACCAGCGACGAATACCCGAACTGGCGCCGTAAACTGTCCACCTCCCTCGAAGAGATGTTCGCCGACGAGCAGGTGAATAAGCTAATTAAAGACCTCGATAAACGCCGCCGGAAAGTTTCGGTAAGCTGA